In one Oreochromis aureus strain Israel breed Guangdong linkage group 2, ZZ_aureus, whole genome shotgun sequence genomic region, the following are encoded:
- the LOC120441318 gene encoding uncharacterized protein LOC120441318 — protein sequence MEHETKTEPRNIQKQSKTKDAGVQGNSVHGEQKADPGGDSTKVHSPAVPGAGHVRSGSRTGPEAGRVEDCGGSRTGPEAGRVEDGGGCRAGPEAGRVEDGGGSQASGVLVEAWWAQDQTRVKLKQRLDQATAQAEQRPELDQREEMQSQQVRRPLAQRTPTVAAQGTQSAWDATAGAVRGKQSVQNVSAPRGLQLARPALQSRNWIPIAVRDGDGENAAFS from the exons ATGGAGCATGAGACCAAAACCGAGCCCAGAAACAtacaaaaacagtccaaaacaAAAGATGCTGGAGTCCAGGGAAACAGCGTCCATGGAGAACAGAAGGCCGACCCGGGGGGCGACAGCACAAAAGTTCATAGTCCGGCTGTTCCGGGGGCCGGCCACGTGAGAAGTGGCAGCAGAacaggtccggaggccggccgcgtggAAGACTGCGGCGGCAGCAGaacgggtccggaggccggccgcgtggaagacggcggcggctgcagagcgggtccggaggccggccgcgtggaagacggcggcggctcTCAAGCGTCAGGCGTACTGGTCGAGGCTTGGTGGGCACAGGACCAGACGAGGGtgaagctgaagcagaggctggaccaggcgacggcgcaGGCGGAGCAGAggccggagctggaccag cgagAAGAGATGCAGAGCCAGCAGGTGCGGAGACCCCTGGCTCAGCGGACACCAACTGTAGCTGCACAGGGCACGCAGTCGGCTTGGGATGCAACGGCTGGGGCTGTGCGGGGCAAACAGTCTGTCCAAAATGTGTCAGCACCACGCGGTCTTCAGCTGGCACGTCCAGCTCTTCAGAGCAGGAACTGGATTCCGATTGCGGTGAGGGACGGCGACGGCGAGAACGCCGCTTTCTCTTAG